A stretch of Pempheris klunzingeri isolate RE-2024b chromosome 19, fPemKlu1.hap1, whole genome shotgun sequence DNA encodes these proteins:
- the LOC139219229 gene encoding cytosolic 5'-nucleotidase 1A-like — MAPCRGRAVPHPEPTGFFKPSGKICTAWDKISGLFIERFCMTGGNSPIGYLKAYHTNLYLSADPVKVREALEEGIAAATMFTPEKMTEVSETQLRVAFDGDAVLFSDESERIYKAHGLDKFFEHEKAHENKPLDHGPLKGFLEALGKLQKKFYGKGQRMDCPVRTYLVTARSAASSGTRALKTLRSWGLEIDEALFLAGAPKGPMLEKIRPHIFFDDQMFHVEGAAEMGTVACHVPYGIAQRVTRKGIKDKETSSAAGTSQCRGTGD, encoded by the exons TTCAAGCCAAGTGGAAAAATCTGCACCGCCTGGGACAAGATCTCAG gatTGTTCATTGAGCGTTTCTGCATGACAGGAGGAAACAGTCCCATAGGCTACCTGAAGGCCTACCACACTAACCTTTACCTGTCTGCTGATCCAGTCAAGGTCCGAGAAGCTCTGGAAGAAG GTATAGCAGCGGCCACGATGTTCACCCCAGAGAAGATGACAGAAGTGTCGGAGACTCAGCTGCGCGTTGCCTTTGACGGTGACGCCGTCCTCTTCTCTGATGAGTCTGAGCGCATCTACAAGGCCCATGGACTGGACAAGTTCTTTGAGCACGAGAAAGCACACGAGAACAAGCCTCTGGACCAT GGACCGTTGAAGGGTTTCCTGGAGGCTTTAGGAAAGCTGCAGAAGAAGTTTTATGGCAAAGGCCAGCGCATGGACTGCCCCGTCCGGACCTACTTGGTGACAGCGCGCAGCGCAGCCAGTTCTGGTACCAGAGCCCTGAAAACTCTGCGCTCGTGGGGGCTGGAGATCGACGAGGCTCTCTTTCTGGCAGGGGCACCCAAGGGTCCCATGCTTGAGAAGATCAGACCGCACATTTTCTTTGATGACCAGATGTTTCACGTGGAGGGGGCAGCGGAAATGGGGACGGTAGCGTGCCATGTGCCCTATGGTATAGCTCAGAGAGTTACCAGGAAAGGAATTAAGGACAAAGAGACTTCTTCAGCAGCCGGGACGTCACAGTGCAGAGGCACAGGAGACTAA